A region from the Ursus arctos isolate Adak ecotype North America unplaced genomic scaffold, UrsArc2.0 scaffold_6, whole genome shotgun sequence genome encodes:
- the HEY1 gene encoding hairy/enhancer-of-split related with YRPW motif protein 1: MKRAHPEYSSSDSELDETIEVEKESADENGNLSSALGSMSPTTSSQILARKRRRGIIEKRRRDRINNSLSELRRLVPSAFEKQGSAKLEKAEILQMTVDHLKMLHTAGGKGYFDAHALAMDYRSLGFRECLAEVARYLSIIEGLDASDPLRVRLVSHLNNYASQREAASGAHAGLGHIPWGSAFGHHPHVAHPLLLPQNGHGNTGTTASPTEPHHQGRLASAHPEAPALRAPPSGGIGPVLPVVTSASKLSPPLLSSVASLSAFPFSFGSFHLLSPNALSPSAPTQAANLGKPYRPWGTEIGAF; the protein is encoded by the exons AAACTTGAGCTCGGCTCTAGGTTCCATGTCCCCAACTACATCGTCACAGATCTTGGCCAGGAAACGACGAAGAGGG ATCATCGAGAAGCGCCGACGGGACCGGATTAATAACAGTTTGTCTGAGCTGAGGCGGCTGGTACCCAGTGCTTTTGAGAAGCAG GGATCTGCTAAGCTAGAAAAAGCGGAAATCCTGCAGATGACCGTGGATCACCTGAAAATGCTGCACACTGCAGGAGGGAAAG GCTATTTTGACGCACACGCCCTTGCTATGGACTATCGGAGTTTGGGGTTTCGGGAGTGCCTGGCAGAAGTTGCCCGTTATCTGAGCATCATTGAAGGACTAGATGCCTCTGACCCGCTTCGAGTTCGACTGGTCTCACATCTTAACAACTACGCCTCCCAGCGGGAAGCGGCCAGCGGTGCCCACGCAGGCCTTGGACACATTCCCTGGGGGAGCGCCTTCGGACATCACCCGCACGTCGCGCACCCCCTGCTGCTGCCCCAGAATGGCCACGGGAACACTGGCACCACGGCCTCGCCCACGGAACCACACCACCAGGGCAGGTTGGCTTCGGCACATCCGGAGGCGCCCGCTTTACGGGCGCCCCCTAGCGGCGGCATCGGACCGGTGCTCCCTGTGGTCACCTCTGCCTCCAAACTCTCGCCGCCCCTGCTCTCCTCGGTGGCTTCCCTGTCggccttccccttctcctttggctcctttcacttactGTCTCCCAATGCACTGAGCCCTTCGGCACCCACGCAGGCAGCAAACCTTGGCAAGCCCTATAGACCTTGGGGGACGGAGATTGGAGCTTTTTAA